A genomic window from Vigna radiata var. radiata cultivar VC1973A chromosome 2, Vradiata_ver6, whole genome shotgun sequence includes:
- the LOC106756157 gene encoding ADP-ribosylation factor GTPase-activating protein AGD2 isoform X1: MASAFVKLDDSPMFQKQLFSLEETTDELRDRCQKLYSGCKKFMTALGEAYNGEITFADSLEAFGGGQDDPVSVSIGGPVITKFITTLRELASFKELLRSQVEHVLIDRLTEFMNIDLQDTKDSRRRYDKAVQSYDQSREKFVSLKKNTPQDIVAELEEDLQNSKSTFEKSRFNLVNSLMNVEAKKKYEFLESISAIMDAHLRYFKLGYDLLSQMEPYIHQVLTYAQQSKELANIEQDKLAKRIQEYRTQAELENIRASSNFTETMSGSEGIHVVGLNSYRSLDSGMLSATKGEPCLQLQTVKQGYLLKRSSGSRGDWKRRFFVLDNQRSLYYYRVKGVKPTGSQSYNYVRSIEQTSGMFGRFRLKHNRAASMNDDILGCYTIDLCTSTIKMDAEDTDLRLCFRIISPSKTLTLQAENEADRMDWVNKITGAITLLFNSQFLQEPQYGGANSESKNLATGASSSCHSEDGQESLSNDLYSTEVGSVSKILRGIPGNDKCAECSAPEPEWASLNLGILLCIECSGVHRNLGVHISKVRSITLDVRVWENTILELFDNLGNAYCNSIWEGLLLLDHERVGELSVPIKPCSTDAFQIKEKYIQAKISQKNSVIYEFIEYVEKSLMIREEDIPNNPSVSVRIWQAVQAVNVREVYRLVVTSESNMINTKYGDEVPHAAEAEGQQHDPEACLKVEETIETERCFRGWSLLHLACHTDSTLMVELLLQFGADVNMCDYHGRTPLHHCITSGKNNLAKFLLRRGARPSIKDAGGLTILERAMEMGAITDEELFIMLAEC, from the exons ATGGCATCGGCCTTCGTCAAGCTCGACGATTCCCCTATGTTCCAGAAGCAG TTATTTTCTCTTGAAGAAACAACTGATGAGTTACGGGATCGATGCCAGAAGCTATATAGTGGGTGTAAGAAGTTTAT GACAGCTTTGGGGGAAGCATATAATGGAGAAATAACCTTTGCTGATTCATTAGAAGCATTTGGCGGTGGCCAAGATGACCCTGTTAGTGTATCAATAGGAG GTCCTGTCATAACTAAGTTTATTACCACATTGCGTGAGCTAGCTTCTTTCAAAGAGCTTCTTCGTTCACAG GTAGAGCATGTGTTGATTGACCGGCTGACAGAGTTTATGAACATTGATTTGCAAGATACAAAG GATTCTCGTCGTCGTTATGACAAAGCTGTCCAATCTTATGATCAG TCACGAGAGAAGTTTGTCTCTTTGAAGAAGAATACACCACAAGATATTGTAGCTGAATTAGAAGAG GATctacaaaattccaaatcaacatTTGAAAAAAGTCGCTTCAATCTA GTAAACTCACTCATGAATGTTGAAGCGAAAAAGAAGTATGAGTTCTTGGAGTCGATTAGTGCAATAATGGATGCTCATTTGAGATACTTTAAGCTG GGTTATGATTTACTAAGCCAAATGGAGCCCTATATTCACCAG GTGTTAACATATGCACAACAATCTAAAGAACTTGCTAATATTGAGCAAGATAAGCTTGCAAAACGGATTCAGGAATACAGAACACAGGCAGAGTTAGAGAATATCCGAGCTTCTAGCAATTTTACTGAAACCATGTCAGGTTCTGAAGGCATCCATGTTGTAGGCTTGAATTCGTACAGGAGTTTAGATTCAGGGATGCTGTCTGCAACCAAAGGGGAG ccTTGCTTACAGCTTCAAACAGTTAAACAAGGTTATCTGTTAAAACGGTCATCGGGTTCGCGTGGAGATTGGAAACGGAGGTTCTTTGTACTTGATAACCAAAggagtttatattattatagagtCAAGGGTGTCAAACCCACG GGCTCTCAGTCATATAATTATGTTCGTTCTATTGAACAAACTAGTGGAATGTTTGGTAGATTCCGTTTAAAACACAACAGGGCTGCATCAATGAATGATGACATTTTAGGTTGTTACACTATTGATCTATGCACATCTACTATAAAGATGGATGCCGAAGATACAGATCTACGACTTTGCTTCCGAATAATTTCTCCCTCAAAAACGTTAACACTTCAG GCCGAAAATGAAGCTGATAGGATGGACTGGGTTAACAAAATTACTGGAGCTATAACATTACTTTTTAATTCACAGTTTCTTCAAGAG CCTCAATATGGTGGAGCGAATTCAGAGAGTAAAAACTTAGCAACTGGTGCTTCTTCGTCATGTCATTCGGAGGATGGTCAGGAATCATTGAGTAATGACTTATATTCCACGGAAGTGGGTAGTGTCTCAAAGATTTTAAGGGGAATTCCAGGGAATGATAAATGTGCCGAGTGTAGTGCTCCTGAACCAGAATGGGCATCTCTAAACCTTGGCATATTGTTATGTATTGAATGCTCTGGAGTGCATCGAAATCTTGGTGTTCATATCTCAAAG GTGAGATCTATAACATTAGATGTTAGGGTTTGGGAAAATACCATTTTGGAGTTATTTGATAACTTAGGTAATGCCTACTGTAATTCTATATGGGAGGGCTTGCTTCTGCTGGATCATGAAAG GGTAGGTGAATTAAGTGTGCCTATTAAACCTTGTTCAACAGATGCCTTCCAAATCAAAGAGAAATACATCCAAGCAAAG ATTTCTCAAAAGAATTCTGTCATTTATGAGTTCATTGAG TACGTAGAGAAATCATTAATGATCCGAGAAGAGGATATACCCAACAATCCTTCAGTTTCCGTAAGAATTTGGCAAGCAGTTCAGGCTGTAAATGTAAGAGAAGTGTATCGGCTTGTTGTTACATCAGAATCAAATATGATAAACACAAAATATGGTGATGAGGTTCCCCATGCTGCTGAGGCGGAAGGGCAGCAACATGATCCCGAAGCCTGTCTGAAGGTTGAAGAGACTATTGAGACTGAGAGGTGTTTCCGTGGATGGTCATTATTACATTTGGCATGTCATACTGACAGTACACTGATGGTCGAGTTGTTGCTCCAATTTGGTGCTGATGTAAATATGTGTGACTATCATGGAAGAACTCCCTTGCACCATTGCATTACAAGTGGGAAAAATAATTTGGCAAAGTTTCTATTAAGAAG GGGTGCAAGGCCGTCAATTAAAGATGCTGGAGGGCTCACTATACTTGAAAGAGCAATGGAGATGGGAGCAATAACTGACGAAGAGCTATTTATCATGCTTGCTGAATGCTAG
- the LOC106756157 gene encoding ADP-ribosylation factor GTPase-activating protein AGD2 isoform X3 → MASAFVKLDDSPMFQKQLFSLEETTDELRDRCQKLYSGCKKFMTALGEAYNGEITFADSLEAFGGGQDDPVSVSIGGPVITKFITTLRELASFKELLRSQVEHVLIDRLTEFMNIDLQDTKDSRRRYDKAVQSYDQSREKFVSLKKNTPQDIVAELEEDLQNSKSTFEKSRFNLVNSLMNVEAKKKYEFLESISAIMDAHLRYFKLGYDLLSQMEPYIHQVLTYAQQSKELANIEQDKLAKRIQEYRTQAELENIRASSNFTETMSGSEGIHVVGLNSYRSLDSGMLSATKGEPCLQLQTVKQGYLLKRSSGSRGDWKRRFFVLDNQRSLYYYRVKGVKPTGSQSYNYVRSIEQTSGMFGRFRLKHNRAASMNDDILGCYTIDLCTSTIKMDAEDTDLRLCFRIISPSKTLTLQAENEADRMDWVNKITGAITLLFNSQFLQEPQYGGANSESKNLATGASSSCHSEDGQESLSNDLYSTEVGSVSKILRGIPGNDKCAECSAPEPEWASLNLGILLCIECSGVHRNLGVHISKVRSITLDVRVWENTILELFDNLGNAYCNSIWEGLLLLDHERVGELSVPIKPCSTDAFQIKEKYIQAKYVEKSLMIREEDIPNNPSVSVRIWQAVQAVNVREVYRLVVTSESNMINTKYGDEVPHAAEAEGQQHDPEACLKVEETIETERCFRGWSLLHLACHTDSTLMVELLLQFGADVNMCDYHGRTPLHHCITSGKNNLAKFLLRRGARPSIKDAGGLTILERAMEMGAITDEELFIMLAEC, encoded by the exons ATGGCATCGGCCTTCGTCAAGCTCGACGATTCCCCTATGTTCCAGAAGCAG TTATTTTCTCTTGAAGAAACAACTGATGAGTTACGGGATCGATGCCAGAAGCTATATAGTGGGTGTAAGAAGTTTAT GACAGCTTTGGGGGAAGCATATAATGGAGAAATAACCTTTGCTGATTCATTAGAAGCATTTGGCGGTGGCCAAGATGACCCTGTTAGTGTATCAATAGGAG GTCCTGTCATAACTAAGTTTATTACCACATTGCGTGAGCTAGCTTCTTTCAAAGAGCTTCTTCGTTCACAG GTAGAGCATGTGTTGATTGACCGGCTGACAGAGTTTATGAACATTGATTTGCAAGATACAAAG GATTCTCGTCGTCGTTATGACAAAGCTGTCCAATCTTATGATCAG TCACGAGAGAAGTTTGTCTCTTTGAAGAAGAATACACCACAAGATATTGTAGCTGAATTAGAAGAG GATctacaaaattccaaatcaacatTTGAAAAAAGTCGCTTCAATCTA GTAAACTCACTCATGAATGTTGAAGCGAAAAAGAAGTATGAGTTCTTGGAGTCGATTAGTGCAATAATGGATGCTCATTTGAGATACTTTAAGCTG GGTTATGATTTACTAAGCCAAATGGAGCCCTATATTCACCAG GTGTTAACATATGCACAACAATCTAAAGAACTTGCTAATATTGAGCAAGATAAGCTTGCAAAACGGATTCAGGAATACAGAACACAGGCAGAGTTAGAGAATATCCGAGCTTCTAGCAATTTTACTGAAACCATGTCAGGTTCTGAAGGCATCCATGTTGTAGGCTTGAATTCGTACAGGAGTTTAGATTCAGGGATGCTGTCTGCAACCAAAGGGGAG ccTTGCTTACAGCTTCAAACAGTTAAACAAGGTTATCTGTTAAAACGGTCATCGGGTTCGCGTGGAGATTGGAAACGGAGGTTCTTTGTACTTGATAACCAAAggagtttatattattatagagtCAAGGGTGTCAAACCCACG GGCTCTCAGTCATATAATTATGTTCGTTCTATTGAACAAACTAGTGGAATGTTTGGTAGATTCCGTTTAAAACACAACAGGGCTGCATCAATGAATGATGACATTTTAGGTTGTTACACTATTGATCTATGCACATCTACTATAAAGATGGATGCCGAAGATACAGATCTACGACTTTGCTTCCGAATAATTTCTCCCTCAAAAACGTTAACACTTCAG GCCGAAAATGAAGCTGATAGGATGGACTGGGTTAACAAAATTACTGGAGCTATAACATTACTTTTTAATTCACAGTTTCTTCAAGAG CCTCAATATGGTGGAGCGAATTCAGAGAGTAAAAACTTAGCAACTGGTGCTTCTTCGTCATGTCATTCGGAGGATGGTCAGGAATCATTGAGTAATGACTTATATTCCACGGAAGTGGGTAGTGTCTCAAAGATTTTAAGGGGAATTCCAGGGAATGATAAATGTGCCGAGTGTAGTGCTCCTGAACCAGAATGGGCATCTCTAAACCTTGGCATATTGTTATGTATTGAATGCTCTGGAGTGCATCGAAATCTTGGTGTTCATATCTCAAAG GTGAGATCTATAACATTAGATGTTAGGGTTTGGGAAAATACCATTTTGGAGTTATTTGATAACTTAGGTAATGCCTACTGTAATTCTATATGGGAGGGCTTGCTTCTGCTGGATCATGAAAG GGTAGGTGAATTAAGTGTGCCTATTAAACCTTGTTCAACAGATGCCTTCCAAATCAAAGAGAAATACATCCAAGCAAAG TACGTAGAGAAATCATTAATGATCCGAGAAGAGGATATACCCAACAATCCTTCAGTTTCCGTAAGAATTTGGCAAGCAGTTCAGGCTGTAAATGTAAGAGAAGTGTATCGGCTTGTTGTTACATCAGAATCAAATATGATAAACACAAAATATGGTGATGAGGTTCCCCATGCTGCTGAGGCGGAAGGGCAGCAACATGATCCCGAAGCCTGTCTGAAGGTTGAAGAGACTATTGAGACTGAGAGGTGTTTCCGTGGATGGTCATTATTACATTTGGCATGTCATACTGACAGTACACTGATGGTCGAGTTGTTGCTCCAATTTGGTGCTGATGTAAATATGTGTGACTATCATGGAAGAACTCCCTTGCACCATTGCATTACAAGTGGGAAAAATAATTTGGCAAAGTTTCTATTAAGAAG GGGTGCAAGGCCGTCAATTAAAGATGCTGGAGGGCTCACTATACTTGAAAGAGCAATGGAGATGGGAGCAATAACTGACGAAGAGCTATTTATCATGCTTGCTGAATGCTAG
- the LOC106756157 gene encoding ADP-ribosylation factor GTPase-activating protein AGD2 isoform X2 translates to MASAFVKLDDSPMFQKQLFSLEETTDELRDRCQKLYSGCKKFMTALGEAYNGEITFADSLEAFGGGQDDPVSVSIGGPVITKFITTLRELASFKELLRSQVEHVLIDRLTEFMNIDLQDTKDSRRRYDKAVQSYDQSREKFVSLKKNTPQDIVAELEEDLQNSKSTFEKSRFNLVNSLMNVEAKKKYEFLESISAIMDAHLRYFKLGYDLLSQMEPYIHQVLTYAQQSKELANIEQDKLAKRIQEYRTQAELENIRASSNFTETMSGSEGIHVVGLNSYRSLDSGMLSATKGELQTVKQGYLLKRSSGSRGDWKRRFFVLDNQRSLYYYRVKGVKPTGSQSYNYVRSIEQTSGMFGRFRLKHNRAASMNDDILGCYTIDLCTSTIKMDAEDTDLRLCFRIISPSKTLTLQAENEADRMDWVNKITGAITLLFNSQFLQEPQYGGANSESKNLATGASSSCHSEDGQESLSNDLYSTEVGSVSKILRGIPGNDKCAECSAPEPEWASLNLGILLCIECSGVHRNLGVHISKVRSITLDVRVWENTILELFDNLGNAYCNSIWEGLLLLDHERVGELSVPIKPCSTDAFQIKEKYIQAKISQKNSVIYEFIEYVEKSLMIREEDIPNNPSVSVRIWQAVQAVNVREVYRLVVTSESNMINTKYGDEVPHAAEAEGQQHDPEACLKVEETIETERCFRGWSLLHLACHTDSTLMVELLLQFGADVNMCDYHGRTPLHHCITSGKNNLAKFLLRRGARPSIKDAGGLTILERAMEMGAITDEELFIMLAEC, encoded by the exons ATGGCATCGGCCTTCGTCAAGCTCGACGATTCCCCTATGTTCCAGAAGCAG TTATTTTCTCTTGAAGAAACAACTGATGAGTTACGGGATCGATGCCAGAAGCTATATAGTGGGTGTAAGAAGTTTAT GACAGCTTTGGGGGAAGCATATAATGGAGAAATAACCTTTGCTGATTCATTAGAAGCATTTGGCGGTGGCCAAGATGACCCTGTTAGTGTATCAATAGGAG GTCCTGTCATAACTAAGTTTATTACCACATTGCGTGAGCTAGCTTCTTTCAAAGAGCTTCTTCGTTCACAG GTAGAGCATGTGTTGATTGACCGGCTGACAGAGTTTATGAACATTGATTTGCAAGATACAAAG GATTCTCGTCGTCGTTATGACAAAGCTGTCCAATCTTATGATCAG TCACGAGAGAAGTTTGTCTCTTTGAAGAAGAATACACCACAAGATATTGTAGCTGAATTAGAAGAG GATctacaaaattccaaatcaacatTTGAAAAAAGTCGCTTCAATCTA GTAAACTCACTCATGAATGTTGAAGCGAAAAAGAAGTATGAGTTCTTGGAGTCGATTAGTGCAATAATGGATGCTCATTTGAGATACTTTAAGCTG GGTTATGATTTACTAAGCCAAATGGAGCCCTATATTCACCAG GTGTTAACATATGCACAACAATCTAAAGAACTTGCTAATATTGAGCAAGATAAGCTTGCAAAACGGATTCAGGAATACAGAACACAGGCAGAGTTAGAGAATATCCGAGCTTCTAGCAATTTTACTGAAACCATGTCAGGTTCTGAAGGCATCCATGTTGTAGGCTTGAATTCGTACAGGAGTTTAGATTCAGGGATGCTGTCTGCAACCAAAGGGGAG CTTCAAACAGTTAAACAAGGTTATCTGTTAAAACGGTCATCGGGTTCGCGTGGAGATTGGAAACGGAGGTTCTTTGTACTTGATAACCAAAggagtttatattattatagagtCAAGGGTGTCAAACCCACG GGCTCTCAGTCATATAATTATGTTCGTTCTATTGAACAAACTAGTGGAATGTTTGGTAGATTCCGTTTAAAACACAACAGGGCTGCATCAATGAATGATGACATTTTAGGTTGTTACACTATTGATCTATGCACATCTACTATAAAGATGGATGCCGAAGATACAGATCTACGACTTTGCTTCCGAATAATTTCTCCCTCAAAAACGTTAACACTTCAG GCCGAAAATGAAGCTGATAGGATGGACTGGGTTAACAAAATTACTGGAGCTATAACATTACTTTTTAATTCACAGTTTCTTCAAGAG CCTCAATATGGTGGAGCGAATTCAGAGAGTAAAAACTTAGCAACTGGTGCTTCTTCGTCATGTCATTCGGAGGATGGTCAGGAATCATTGAGTAATGACTTATATTCCACGGAAGTGGGTAGTGTCTCAAAGATTTTAAGGGGAATTCCAGGGAATGATAAATGTGCCGAGTGTAGTGCTCCTGAACCAGAATGGGCATCTCTAAACCTTGGCATATTGTTATGTATTGAATGCTCTGGAGTGCATCGAAATCTTGGTGTTCATATCTCAAAG GTGAGATCTATAACATTAGATGTTAGGGTTTGGGAAAATACCATTTTGGAGTTATTTGATAACTTAGGTAATGCCTACTGTAATTCTATATGGGAGGGCTTGCTTCTGCTGGATCATGAAAG GGTAGGTGAATTAAGTGTGCCTATTAAACCTTGTTCAACAGATGCCTTCCAAATCAAAGAGAAATACATCCAAGCAAAG ATTTCTCAAAAGAATTCTGTCATTTATGAGTTCATTGAG TACGTAGAGAAATCATTAATGATCCGAGAAGAGGATATACCCAACAATCCTTCAGTTTCCGTAAGAATTTGGCAAGCAGTTCAGGCTGTAAATGTAAGAGAAGTGTATCGGCTTGTTGTTACATCAGAATCAAATATGATAAACACAAAATATGGTGATGAGGTTCCCCATGCTGCTGAGGCGGAAGGGCAGCAACATGATCCCGAAGCCTGTCTGAAGGTTGAAGAGACTATTGAGACTGAGAGGTGTTTCCGTGGATGGTCATTATTACATTTGGCATGTCATACTGACAGTACACTGATGGTCGAGTTGTTGCTCCAATTTGGTGCTGATGTAAATATGTGTGACTATCATGGAAGAACTCCCTTGCACCATTGCATTACAAGTGGGAAAAATAATTTGGCAAAGTTTCTATTAAGAAG GGGTGCAAGGCCGTCAATTAAAGATGCTGGAGGGCTCACTATACTTGAAAGAGCAATGGAGATGGGAGCAATAACTGACGAAGAGCTATTTATCATGCTTGCTGAATGCTAG
- the LOC106755744 gene encoding uncharacterized protein LOC106755744, with protein MHACVEGSKRQLPSWMMQKVGATVIHVSDPDNAVESNCSMKKVDDIATYATENDPKSRPSRRKSNLRAKCDDGSLSKATQKKKKSAKPIDRDQRSSTNKRKKLEDPSHGCDDVYQVQASSDDAVDLTVEDLLAIAEQCVNEYENKGGKEISSRQSESKWEFQVTHETGTTLDSPSENRNPSYTRKEVLSNSTSKTGEVIDTSTSRTGDPAQDMLSLFLGPLLSKTLEKEKSKHIFENAKVTHEFTRQRQDELGGEERVPLMKERNTLKDKVTMFLEQDL; from the exons ATGCATGCATGTGTTGAGGGAAGTAAGCGTCAGTTACCATCATGGATGATGCAGAAGGTTGGTGCCACTGTCATCCATGTGAGTGACCCTGACAATGCTGTTGAATCTAATTGCTCTATGAAAAAAGTAGACGACATTGCAACTTATGCAACCGAGAATGATCCTAAGAGCAGACCTTCCAGGAGGAAATCAAACTTAAGAGCCAAGTGTGATGATGGAAGCCTCAGTAAGGCTactcaaaagaagaaaaaaagtgctAAACCTATTGATAGAGATCAGAGATCttctacaaataaaagaaaaaaattagaggaTCCGAGCCATGGTTGTGATGATGTTTATCAAGTTCAAGCATCTAGTGATGATGCTGTGGACCTGACAGTTGAAGATTTGTTGGCCATAGCAGAACAG TGTGTCAACGAGTACGAGAATAAGGGTGGAAAAGAAATATCAAGTAGACAGAGTGAATCAAAATGGGAATTTCAAGTTACTCATGAAACAGGAACCACTCTTGATTCCCCTAGTGAGAACAGAAATCCATCCTACACTAGAAAGGAAGTTTTATCTAATTCTACATCAAAAACTGGTGAAGTAATTGATACGAGCACCTCTCGAACAGGTGATCCTGCTCAAGACATGCTGAGCCTATTCTTGGGGCCCTTGCTAAGTAAAACTCTTGAGAAGGAGAAGAgcaaacatatttttgaaaatgccAAGGTTACCCATGAGTTCACTAGGCAAAGGCAAGATGAACTTGGTGGAGAAGAACGAGTCCCCTTAATGAAGGAAAGAAACACCTTGAAAGATAAGGTGACAATGTTTCTCGAGCAAGATTTGTAG
- the LOC106778301 gene encoding gibberellin 2-beta-dioxygenase 8: protein MIQSNPPLMHHYGALLRNSGEPKQAKTFNLQNPSAVDACDLPLIDLAALKSSNERDTKACTAAICKAASEWGFFQVVNHGISHDLLRKMRNEQMKLFEVPFQKKITCGLLNNPYRWGTPTATRSTHFSWSEAFHIPLTMISEAASWGEFSSLREAINEFAPAMLEVSRLLASILAQNLGYPKDTVEKLCDAGTCFLRLNHYPCCPKSKEEIFGLVPHTDSDFLTILYQDQVGGLQLMKDSKWVAVKPNPDALIVNIGDLFQAWSNDEYRSVEHKVVANDKMERYSVAYFLCPFNNTVINGCKGPSVYRKFTFGEYRHQIQEDVKKIGHKIGLSRFKL from the exons ATGATACAATCAAACCCACCACTCATGCACCATTATGGAGCACTTCTCAGAAACTCTGGAGAACCCAAACAGGCTAAAACTTTTAATCTTCAAAACCCTTCTGCAGTGGATGCATGTGACCTACCTCTTATAGACCTTGCAGCTCTCAAAAGTTCTAATGAGAGAGACACAAAGGCTTGCACTGCAGCAATATGCAAGGCTGCATCAGAATGGGGATTTTTCCAAGTTGTAAACCATGGTATAAGCCATGACTTGCTCAGAAAAATGAGGAATGAACAAATGAAGTTGTTTGAAGTACCCTTTCAGAAGAAGATCACTTGCGGGCTTCTGAATAACCCTTATAGGTGGGGGACACCAACAGCTACACGTTCAACTCACTTCTCATGGTCTGAAGCATTCCACATTCCTCTCACAATGATCTCAGAAGCTGCTTCCTGGGGTGAATTCAGTTCTTTGAG AGAAGCAATAAATGAGTTTGCACCAGCGATGCTAGAAGTGTCTAGGTTGTTGGCAAGCATTCTAGCACAAAACTTGGGCTACCCAAAAGATACAGTTGAAAAACTGTGTGATGCAGGCACATGCTTTCTGCGATTAAATCACTATCCATGCTGCCCAAAATCTAAAGAAGAAATTTTTGGATTAGTGCCTCATACTGATAGTGATTTCCTTACAATTCTTTATCAAGATCAGGTCGGTGGACTCCAACTCATGAAAGATTCCAAATGGGTTGCTGTAAAACCAAACCCAGATGCTCTAATTGTTAACATTGGAGACCTTTTTCAG GCTTGGAGTAACGATGAGTACAGAAGCGTGGAGCACAAGGTTGTGGCCAATGACAAAATGGAAAGATACTCCGTAGCATACTTCCTATGCCCTTTTAACAATACTGTCATAAACGGCTGCAAAGGACCTTCTGTATATAGAAAGTTCACTTTTGGAGAATACAGACACCAAATTCAAGAAGATGTCAAGAAAATAGGGCATAAAATTGGACTATCAAGATTTAAACTTTAA
- the LOC106756352 gene encoding uncharacterized protein LOC106756352 isoform X1 produces MAAESNAGFHSEDIDSVFNRRAISFQPGGAINRLSEMVPMGNYFGLSSSSGMIYSGNSTIINSNPVMSQAGNPSSSSLLLDSVPGLKHDTGLAVEWSVDEQYRLEEGLAKYADEPSIMRYIKIAALLPDKTVRDVALRCRWLTRKRRKSEEHNLGKKVHNRKDKPVELASKSNLHSALPPTMATFSRMAHHMDQSQRIQYDGICSPLKQLMEQNAQAFNQITANLSTYKLQDNIDLFCHTRHNINTILNDMRGMPGIMSQMPPLPVAINEDLASSILPNRT; encoded by the exons ATGGCGGCAGAGTCAAACGCTGGATTTCACAGTGAAGATATAGATTCTGTTTTTAACAGGCGGGCCATATCATTCCAGCCTGGTGGTGCTATTAACCGCCTGTCAGAGATGGTTCCAATGGGTAATTATTTTGGGCTAAGTAGTTCATCTGGGATGATATATTCTGGGAATTCAACCATCATTAACAGTAATCCTGTCATGAGTCAAGCCGGTAACCCATCAAGTTCTTCGCTTCTTCTCGATTCGGTTCCAGGACTGAAGCATGACACGGGTTTAGCTGTTGAGTGGTCTGTTGATGAGCAGTACAGATTGGAGGAAGGCCTTGCCAA ATATGCTGATGAACCAAGTATCATGAGGTATATCAAAATTGCTGCCCTGTTGCCTGATAAAACTGTTCGAGATGTTGCTTTGAGGTGTAGATGGTTGACA AGAAAGCGAAGGAAATCAGAAGAACACAATCTGGGAAAGAAGGTCCATAACAGAAAG GATAAGCCTGTGGAGTTAGCATCGAAGTCAAATTTACATTCGGCTCTGCCTCCAACCATGGCTACATTTTCACGCATGGCACACCATATGGACCAAAGTCAACGGATACAATATGATG GAATTTGTAGTCCTTTGAAGCAACTCATGGAGCAGAATGCTCAAGCTTTTAATCAAATCACTGCCAATTTGTCTACTTACAAG TTGCAGGATAACATCGACCTCTTTTGCCACACTAGGCACAATATTAATACCATTCTTAATGA TATGAGAGGGATGCCTGGGATTATGAGCCAAATGCCACCACTGCCTGTTGCCATCAACGAGGATCTTGCTAGCAGTATTTTGCCAAATAGAACATAG
- the LOC106756352 gene encoding uncharacterized protein LOC106756352 isoform X2 translates to MAAESNAGFHSEDIDSVFNRRAISFQPGGAINRLSEMVPMGNYFGLSSSSGMIYSGNSTIINSNPVMSQAGNPSSSSLLLDSVPGLKHDTGLAVEWSVDEQYRLEEGLAKYADEPSIMRYIKIAALLPDKTVRDVALRCRWLTRKRRKSEEHNLGKKVHNRKDKPVELASKSNLHSALPPTMATFSRMAHHMDQSQRIQYDGICSPLKQLMEQNAQAFNQITANLSTYKLQDNIDLFCHTRHNINTILNDSLNFVQYERDAWDYEPNATTACCHQRGSC, encoded by the exons ATGGCGGCAGAGTCAAACGCTGGATTTCACAGTGAAGATATAGATTCTGTTTTTAACAGGCGGGCCATATCATTCCAGCCTGGTGGTGCTATTAACCGCCTGTCAGAGATGGTTCCAATGGGTAATTATTTTGGGCTAAGTAGTTCATCTGGGATGATATATTCTGGGAATTCAACCATCATTAACAGTAATCCTGTCATGAGTCAAGCCGGTAACCCATCAAGTTCTTCGCTTCTTCTCGATTCGGTTCCAGGACTGAAGCATGACACGGGTTTAGCTGTTGAGTGGTCTGTTGATGAGCAGTACAGATTGGAGGAAGGCCTTGCCAA ATATGCTGATGAACCAAGTATCATGAGGTATATCAAAATTGCTGCCCTGTTGCCTGATAAAACTGTTCGAGATGTTGCTTTGAGGTGTAGATGGTTGACA AGAAAGCGAAGGAAATCAGAAGAACACAATCTGGGAAAGAAGGTCCATAACAGAAAG GATAAGCCTGTGGAGTTAGCATCGAAGTCAAATTTACATTCGGCTCTGCCTCCAACCATGGCTACATTTTCACGCATGGCACACCATATGGACCAAAGTCAACGGATACAATATGATG GAATTTGTAGTCCTTTGAAGCAACTCATGGAGCAGAATGCTCAAGCTTTTAATCAAATCACTGCCAATTTGTCTACTTACAAG TTGCAGGATAACATCGACCTCTTTTGCCACACTAGGCACAATATTAATACCATTCTTAATGA TTCACTTAATTTTGTGCAGTATGAGAGGGATGCCTGGGATTATGAGCCAAATGCCACCACTGCCTGTTGCCATCAACGAGGATCTTGCTAG